A genomic stretch from Echeneis naucrates chromosome 6, fEcheNa1.1, whole genome shotgun sequence includes:
- the LOC115044548 gene encoding tripartite motif-containing protein 16-like yields MAQKGVQLDHEIISCSICLDLLKDPVTTTCGHSYCMNCIKSHWDGEDEKKIYSCPQCRKAFTPRPVLEKNTMLAVLVEQLKKTGLQAAPADHCYAGPEDVACDFCTGRKLKAVKSCLVCLVSYCEKHLQPHYDVAPLKKHKLVEPSEKLQENICSRHDEVMKMFCRTDQQCICYLCSVDEHKGHDTVSAAAERTERQRELELSRQQIQQRIQDRDKDVELLQQEVEAINGSADKAVEDAEKIFTQLIRLMERRSSDVKQQIRSQQETEVSRVKELQEKLEQEITELKRKDAELKLLSHTEDHTQFLHNYPSVSALSEATDSSSINIRPLRYFEDVTAAVSELRDQLQDVLTQKWTNVSLTVTEVDVLLSEPPKSRTEFLRYSQEITLDPNTAYSRLLLSEGNRKVTVMSNDQSYSDHPDRFTDCWQVLSRESLTGRCYWEVEKRGGGVYVAVTYKNISRAGFSNECVFGYNNNSWALICKRDSFTFWFNNIQTPVSGPPSSRVGVYLDHRAGILSFYSVSETMTLLHRVQTTFSQPLHAGLRIYGSGVTAEFCKLE; encoded by the coding sequence atggcgCAAAAAGGAGTTCAGCTGGACCACGAAATCAtctcctgttccatctgtctggatctactgaaggatccggtgacgactacctgtggacacagctactgtatgaactgtattaaatcccactgggacggagaggatgagaagaaaatctacagctgccctcagtgtaggaAGGCCTTCACACCGAGGCCTGTTCTggagaaaaacaccatgttagcagttttagtggagcagctgaagaagactggactccaagctgctcctgctgatcactgctatgctggacctgaagatgtggcctgtgatttctgcaccgggagaaaactgaaagctgtcaagtcctgtttggtttgtctggtctcttactgtgagaaacacctgcagcctcattatgatgtagctccactgaagaaacacaagctggtggagccctctgagaagctccaggagaacatctgctctcgtcatgatgaggtgatgaagatgttctgccgtactgatcagcagtgtatctgttatctctgctctgtggatgaacataaaggccacgacacagtctcagctgcagcagaaaggactgagaggcagagagagctggagctgagtcgacaacaaatccagcagagaatccaggacagagacaaagatgtggagctgcttcaacaggaggtggaggccatcaacggctctgctgataaagcagtggaggacgctgagaagatcttcactcagctgatccgtctcatggagagaagaagctctgatgtgaagcagcagatcagatctcagcaggaaactgaagtgagtcgagtcaaagagcttcaggagaagctggagcaggagatcactgagctgaagaggaaagacgctgagctgaagctgctctcacacacagaggatcacacccagtttctacacaactacccctcagtgtcagctctcagtgaagctacagactcatccagcatcaacatccgtcctctgagatactttgaggatgtgacagcagctgtgtcagagctcagagatcagctacaggacgttctgacacagaaatggacaaacgtctcactgacagtgactgaagtggatgttttactgtcagaacCACCAAAGAGCAGAACTGAGTTCTTaagatattcacaggaaatcactctggatccaaacacagcatACAGCCGTCTgttattatctgaaggaaacagaaaagttacagTAATGAGTAATGATCAGTcttattctgatcatccagacagattcactgACTGCTGgcaggtcctgagcagagagagtctgactggacgttgttactgggaggtggagaaaagaggaggaggagtttatGTAGCAGTCacatacaagaatatcagcagagcagggttctcaaatgaatgtgtgtttggatacAATAACAATTCTTGGGCTTTAATCTGTAAACGAGACAGTTTTACATTCTGGTTCAACAACATCCAGACTCcagtctcaggtcctccgtcctccagagtcggagtgtacctggatcacagagcaggtattctgtccttctacagcgtctctgaaaccatgactctcctccacagagtccagaccacattcagtCAGCCTCTACATGCTGGACTCAGGATTTACGGGTCTGGAGTTACAGCTGAGTTTTGTAAACTGGAATag